A stretch of the Vigna radiata var. radiata cultivar VC1973A chromosome 7, Vradiata_ver6, whole genome shotgun sequence genome encodes the following:
- the LOC106769447 gene encoding zinc finger CCCH domain-containing protein 20 translates to MMLGETHRANPTVHIPPWPLIHESSPEIFSPYTANADYSPYSLQEALTALQHYDSTDAESDSDVPSLESDVPVDAYSCDHFRMFEFKVRRCARGRSHDWTECPYAHPGEKARRRDPRKYHYSGSACPDFRKGNCKKGDACEYAHGVFECWLHPARYRTQPCKDGTSCRRRVCFFAHTPEQLRVLPQQSPRSADSYDGSPLRHAIESSKTAAPFVSSPGSLSPPVESPPMSPMTRSGSLSVNEMVASLRNLQLGKIKSLPASWNVIGSPGFGSPRGPVIRPGFFSLPSTPTQAPVRGGVNYFDMWDQSCEEEPVMERVESGRNIRARMFEKLSKENVLDGPGSGDPVVPDVGWVSELVSR, encoded by the coding sequence ATGATGTTGGGGGAGACGCACCGCGCAAACCCAACCGTACACATCCCACCGTGGCCGCTCATCCATGAATCCTCGCCGGAGATCTTTTCACCGTACACCGCCAATGCTGATTACTCTCCGTACTCTCTGCAAGAAGCTCTGACCGCCCTTCAGCACTACGACTCCACTGATGCAGAGTCAGACTCTGATGTTCCTTCCCTGGAATCGGATGTCCCGGTTGACGCCTACTCCTGTGATCATTTCCGCATGTTCGAGTTCAAGGTTCGGAGATGCGCACGTGGCAGGTCACATGACTGGACCGAGTGTCCGTACGCCCACCCCGGCGAGAAGGCTCGCCGCCGTGATCCTCGCAAGTATCACTACTCCGGGTCGGCCTGCCCCGATTTTCGCAAGGGAAATTGCAAGAAAGGTGACGCATGCGAGTATGCGCACGGGGTTTTCGAGTGCTGGCTCCACCCCGCTCGTTACCGCACTCAACCGTGCAAGGACGGCACCAGTTGCCGCCGGCGCGTCTGTTTCTTTGCCCATACGCCCGAGCAACTAAGGGTGTTGCCGCAGCAGAGTCCACGCAGTGCTGACTCGTACGACGGGTCTCCTCTAAGACACGCGATCGAGTCCTCCAAGACGGCGGCGCCCTTCGTGTCTTCTCCCGGGTCGTTGTCGCCGCCGGTGGAGTCTCCGCCCATGTCTCCGATGACTCGTTCGGGGTCTTTGTCTGTTAACGAGATGGTAGCTTCGCTGAGAAACTTGCAACTGGGGAAGATTAAGTCGTTGCCTGCATCCTGGAATGTTATAGGGTCTCCCGGGTTCGGGTCACCCAGAGGACCCGTGATCCGACCCGGGTTCTTCAGTCTTCCTTCGACCCCAACACAGGCTCCAGTTCGCGGCGGGGTGAATTACTTTGACATGTGGGATCAGAGTTGCGAGGAGGAGCCTGTGATGGAGAGGGTGGAGTCCGGAAGAAACATTAGAGCGAGGATGTTCGAGAAGTTGAGCAAAGAGAACGTTCTTGACGGGCCGGGTTCGGGTGATCCCGTCGTCCCGGATGTAGGGTGGGTCTCGGAGCTTGTGAGTCGCTGA
- the LOC106766635 gene encoding transcription factor MYB87-like translates to MKQLYQYVCVSVSQTKSNFSNLPFSIIYTTLHIQCCLVHFQIFSDLRAMGRAPCCDKANVKRGPWSPEEDETLKNYLKKHGTGGNWITLPQKAGLKRCGKSCRLRWLNYLRPHIKHGGFTDEEDQVIFNLYSTIGSRWSLIAAQLPGRTDNDVKNHWNAKLKKKFLVTNTNATVDTVCPQFTTSTTPQSRAENRVFDHENSAEPRVLGLERTHIPVPSPLPLGSNVSGLGSSCSVPLSNEVSVVSNSTSLAKQENQTQWFGYDDDIEGENEALLLDFVYEDLLLSNGFVSSEIAPSFG, encoded by the exons atgaAACAGCTCTATcagtatgtgtgtgtgtctgtcaGTCAGACAAAGTCAAACTTTTCAAACCTTCcattttctataatatataCCACTCTCCATATTCAGTGTTGTCTTGTTCACTTTCAAATCTTTTCTGACTTGAGAGCCATGGGAAGAGCTCCATGTTGTGACAAAGCTAATGTCAAAAGGGGTCCTTGGTCTCCCGAAGAAGATGAAACCCTCAAAAACTATCTCAAGAAGCATGGCACTGGTGGCAATTGGATTACTCTCCCACAAAAAGCAg gCCTAAAGCGGTGTGGGAAGAGTTGTCGTCTGAGATGGTTGAACTATCTCAGACCTCATATCAAGCATGGAGGTTTCACCGATGAGGAAGACCAAGTTATCTTCAACCTTTATTCAACCATCGGAAGCAG GTGGTCTCTTATTGCGGCTCAGTTACCTGGGAGAACAGACAACGATGTGAAAAACCATTGGAACGCtaagttaaagaaaaagtttttggtAACAAACACCAATGCCACTGTCGATACTGTTTGTCCACAGTTCACAACTTCCACTACTCCTCAGTCTCGAGCTGAAAACCGTGTCTTCGATCATGAGAACTCAGCCGAGCCTCGTGTTTTGGGTTTGGAGCGGACACACATTCCAGTTCCTTCACCATTGCCTTTAGGATCTAATGTCTCTGGTCTTGGCAGCAGTTGTAGTGTACCATTATCCAATGAAGTCTCAGTCGTTTCAAACTCAACATCCCTTGCGAAACAGGAAAACCAGACTCAATGGTTTGGCTATGATGACGATATTGAAGGTGAAAATGAAGCCCTTTTGCTTGATTTTGTGTACGAAGATCTCTTGCTTAGTAATGGGTTTGTTTCCAGCGAAATTGCCCCATCATTTGGCTAA
- the LOC106769263 gene encoding vacuolar protein sorting-associated protein 32 homolog 2 gives MFTRIFGKPKQEANTLTTLDKLNETLEMLEKKEKVLLKKAAAEVERAKEFTRAKNKRAAIQCLKRKRLYEQQIEQLGNFQLRIHDQMIMLEGAKATTETVDALRTGAAAMKAMQKATNIDDVDKTMDEINEQTENMKQIQEALSTPIGAAADFDEDELEAELEELEGAELEEQLLQPATTAPAAPVHVPAGRQSTRPASSKPTAEEDELAALQAEMAL, from the exons ATGTTTACCCGAATTTTTGGTAAACCTAAACAAGAAGCCAATACTCTAACGACTCTGGACAAATTAAACGAG ACACTTGAAATgttagagaaaaaagagaaagtacTCCTTAAAAAGGCCGCAGCAGAAGTTGAAAGGGCCAAAGAGTTCACCAGAGCAAAGAATAAAAGGG CGGCGATACAGTGTTTGAAGAGGAAGAGGCTATATGAACAGCAAATAGAACAGCTTGGAAATTTTCAGCTGCGTATTCATGACCAG ATGATAATGTTGGAAGGTGCCAAGGCTACCACTGAAACAGTTGATGCATTGAGAACTGGTGCAGCTGCTATGAAGGCTATGCAAAAAGCAAC gaatattgatgatgttgacaAGACCATGGATGAGATCAACGAACAGACAGAGAACATGAAACAAATTCAGGAAGCATTGTCTACTCCAATTGGTGCAGCTGCTGATTTTGACGAG GATGAATTGGAAGCAGAACTTGAAGAGCTGGAGGGTGCTGAATTGGAAGAGCAGCTTCTTCAGCCTGCAACTACAGCTCCAGCAGCTCCGGTGCATGTTCCAGCTGGGAGACAATCCACTCGCCCTGCATCATCAAAGCCCACTGCTGAGGAAGATGAGTTGGCAGCTCTGCAGGCTGAGATGGCACTTTGA
- the LOC106769292 gene encoding asparagine--tRNA ligase, cytoplasmic 1 → MADTSSPPTDQLAVTTLDDEVPKAQFSDRVPIRSIIARPDGGSGLAGRKARVGGWVKTGRKADKDAFAFLEINDGSCAGNLQVIVEASLGELGQLVPTGTCVVVDGHLKLPPAGTKQKIELRAYKVLHVGPVDPAKYPLPKMRLTLEFLRDFVHLRSRTNTISAVARIRNALAYATHTFFNKEGFLYVHTPIVTTSDCEGAGEMFQVTTLLSEAERLEKELLQNPPPTEADVEAARLVVKEKGDVVSQLKAAKATKPEIGAAVDQLKKAKESLAKVEERSKLKPGIPKKDDGKVDYGKDFFARQAFLTVSGQLQVESYVCALSSVYTFGPTFRAENSHTSRHLAEFWMVEPEIAFAELKDDMNCAEAYVKFLCQWLLDNCLEDMEFMADKFDKGCIDRLKLVASTPFIRVSYTEAVEILEDAVKNGKKFENEVKWGIDLASEHERFLTEVKFQKPVIVYNYPKEIKAFYMRLNDDLKTVAAMDVLVPKVGELIGGSQREERYDVIQSRIKEMGLPLEPYEWYLDLRRYGTVKHAGFGLGFERMILFATGLENIRDVIPFPRYPGRADL, encoded by the exons ATGGCAGACACATCTTCTCCTCCGACGGACCAACTCGCAGTCACCACCCTCGACGACGAGGTACCCAAGGCCCAATTCTCGGATCGCGTCCCGATCCGCTCCATCATTGCCCGCCCCGACGGCGGCTCTGGCTTGGCCGGCCGGAAGGCGCGCGTCGGTGGCTGGGTCAAGACTGGTCGGAAAGCCGACAAAGACGCCTTCGCCTTCCTCGAAATTAACGATGGCAGCTGTGCCGGTAACCTCCAAGTTATCGTTGAAGCCTCTCTCGGCGAACTCGGTCAGCTCGTACCCACTGGAACTTGCGTCGTCGTCGACGGCCACCTCAAGCTTCCTCCCGCCGGCACTAAACAGAAGATCGAACTTCGCGCCTATAAGGTCCTCCACGTCGGCCCAGTCGATCCCGCCAAATATCCTCTGCCCAAAATGAGACTCACTCTTGAGTTCCTCAGAGATTTCGTTCATCTTCGTTCAAGAACCAACACG ATATCTGCGGTGGCTAGAATTAGAAATGCTCTTGCATATGCTACGCATACTTTTTTCAACAAAGAAGGGTTTCTTTACGTGCACACACCGATTGTTACGACGAGTGACTGTGAGGGTGCGGGTGAGATGTTTCAGGTGACGACTTTGCTGAGTGAGGCTGAGAGATTGGAGAAGGAGTTGTTGCAGAATCCGCCTCCTACGGAGGCAGATGTGGAAGCGGCTAGGTTGGTTGTTAAGGAGAAAGGGGATGTTGTGTCTCAGTTGAAAGCTGCCAAGGCGACTAAGCCAGAGATTGGTGCTGCTGTGGATCAGCTTAAGAAGGCGAAGGAGAGTTTGGCTAAGGTGGAGGAGAGGTCCAAGCTTAAGCCTGGGATTCCTAAGAAGGATGATGGAAAGGTGGATTATGGGAAAGATTTCTTTGCACGTCAAGCTTTTTTGACGGTTTCAGGTCAGCTTCAAGTTGAGTCTTATGTGTGTGCACTTAGCAGTGTGTATACCTTTGGCCCCACTTTTCGCGCGGAGAATTCTCACACTTCCAGGCATTTGGCTGAGTTTTGGATGGTAGAACCTGAGATAGCGTTTGCAGAGTTGAAg GATGATATGAATTGTGCCGAGGCGTATGTGAAATTTTTGTGTCAGTGGTTACTTGACAACTGCCTTGAGGATATGGAGTTTATGGCTGATAAGTTTGATAAAGGTTGCATTGATCGTTTGAAGTTGGTTGCTTCCACCCCCTTTATTCGAGTTTCGTATACAGAAGCAGTGGAAATACTAGAAGACGCTGTGAAGAATGGTAAAAAATTTGAGAATGAAGTGAAATGGGGTATTGACTTAGCATCTGAGCATGAAAG ATTCCTGACAGAGGTAAAATTTCAGAAGCCAGTCATTGTCTATAACTACCCAAAAGAAATCAAAGCATTCTACATGCGGCTCAATGATGACTTAAAAACAGTGGCTGCTATGGATGTGCTTGTACCAAAG GTGGGAGAGCTAATTGGTGGAAGCCAAAGAGAAGAGCGTTATGATGTTATTCAGTCAag AATAAAGGAAATGGGTTTGCCTCTTGAGCCATACGAGTGGTACCTTGATCTGAGGCGGTATGGAACAGTGAAACATGCGGGATTTGGGCTTGGCTTTGAAAGAATGATTCTCTTTGCAACGGGCCTGGAAAATATTAGAGATGTGATCCCCTTTCCACGATATCCTGGCAGAGCAGATCTATga